In Carya illinoinensis cultivar Pawnee chromosome 16, C.illinoinensisPawnee_v1, whole genome shotgun sequence, a single window of DNA contains:
- the LOC122298443 gene encoding uncharacterized protein LOC122298443: MKSRSSKQKTKEGMEIDKPSRLKEEPHLSGAYIRSLVKQLTSSRTKDPMNQLKDPDCGTVDSDGFHGENLTKFCETQQAAHQPPQPQHHKKQVRRRLHTSRPYQERLLNMAEARREIVAALKFHRAAMKQASEQEQQQTQNEQQQQQSNKLQCQPPHPRFEKEGNITSGRTPGLYPSGTANFPSYVENLSHPSFSHPPFAQYPFTWPSASPYDPPSAAENINFTLPNQPLGLNLNFHDFNNLDTSLYKKSNHQSLYASSSPNLSVAATDQDVVSVVAISQLEAGTTPPIADVIDSSTVTAGGSSGGLHAAMDDEEMAEIRSIGEQHQMEWNDTMNIVRSAWWFKFWKTMELEAPEVKVEADDDGYHPFDEVMEFPDWLNANESCLQQHLNEDYFDDPALPCMDIEEIEGIDGEWLA, encoded by the exons atgaagagCCGGTCATCAAAACAGAAAACTAAGGAAGGAATGGAAATAGATAAGCCTAGTAGGCTCAAAGAGGAACCTCATCTTTCTGGTGCTTACATCCGAAGCCTGGTGAAACAGCTAACCTCTTCAAGAACCAAAGATCCAATGAATCAACTCAAAGACCCAGACTGTGGTACTGTTGATAGTGATGGTTTCCATGGAgaaaatttaacaaaattttgtGAAACCCAACAAGCAGCACATCAACCCCCACAACCTCAACACCACAAAAAGCAAGTTAGAAGAAGACTCCACACCAGTAGGCCATATCAAGAAAGGCTCCTAAACATGGCTGAGGCTAGGAGAGAGATTGTTGCTGCTCTTAAATTTCACAGGGCGGCAATGAAACAAGCCAGTGAACAAGAACAGCAACAAACACAGAATGAACAACAACAGCAACAATCAAATAAACTGCAGTGTCAACCACCCCACCCacgctttgaaaaagaaggaAACATCACATCTGGGAGAACTCCTGGTCTATACCCATCAGGCACCGCCAATTTTCCTAGTTATGTTGAAAATCTTTCGCACCCTTCCTTTTCTCATCCACCTTTTGCTCAATACCCTTTCACTTGGCCCTCTGCTTCTCCATATGATCCTCCATCCGCTGctgaaaatatcaatttcaccCTCCCAAATCAGCCCTTAGGCTTGAATctcaattttcatgattttaacAACTTAGACACGAgcctttataaaaaaagtaaccACCAATCACTGTACGCATCATCTTCCCCCAATCTGTCTGTAGCTGCTACCGATCAGGACGTAGTCAGTGTAGTTGCAATATCACAGCTGGAAGCGGGGACTACTCCTCCAATAGCCGATGTCATCGACTCCAGTACTGTCACAGCTGGGGGTTCTAGTGGAGGTTTGCATGCAGCAATGGATGATGAGGAGATGGCGGAGATCAGATCGATAGGAGAACAGCACCAGATGGAATGGAATGACACCATGAATATTGTCAGATCAGCCTGGTGGTTTAAATTCTGGAAGACCATGGAACTTGAGGCCCCAGAAGTTAAGGTTGAAGCCGATGATGATGGGTACCATCCATTTGATGAAGTCATGGAATTCCCAGATTGGTTGAATGCAAATGAGAGCTGCTTGCAACAACATTTGAATGAGGACTACTTCGACGATCCTGCCTTGCCTTG CATGGACATTGAAGAAATCGAAGGTATTGATGGTGAGTGGTTGGCTTGA